A genome region from Dehalococcoidia bacterium includes the following:
- a CDS encoding class I SAM-dependent methyltransferase, producing MADITGRERNENEPRLYSDLAPWFHLLTAPHDYREEADYYSARMVEAALGPVRTVLELGSGGGNNASHMKQRFTMTLSDLSPDMLEVSRSINPELTHIQGDMRSLRIPGAQFDAVFVHDAVTYMTSEADVQAMAETAAFHCRPGGSVLVAPDHIRETFTPPYTEHGGHDGPDGRGMRYLMWCTDPDPADTTFVSDFAYLLRDSDGTVRVEHDRHIQGIFPQSVWIDALTTAGFDTKTHTSQWETPVFYGTHRTA from the coding sequence ATGGCTGACATAACCGGCAGGGAGCGCAACGAAAACGAGCCACGCCTCTACTCCGACCTCGCCCCCTGGTTCCACCTGCTCACCGCCCCGCACGACTACCGCGAAGAGGCAGACTACTACTCGGCACGCATGGTGGAGGCTGCGCTCGGCCCGGTGCGCACTGTGCTCGAGTTGGGTTCGGGCGGTGGCAACAACGCCTCGCACATGAAGCAGCGATTCACCATGACCCTGTCGGACCTCTCGCCCGACATGCTGGAGGTCAGCAGGAGCATCAACCCGGAGCTCACTCACATCCAGGGCGACATGCGCTCCCTGCGGATTCCCGGCGCGCAGTTCGACGCAGTGTTTGTACACGACGCCGTCACGTACATGACCTCAGAGGCCGACGTTCAAGCCATGGCCGAGACGGCCGCCTTCCACTGCCGACCCGGAGGATCCGTTCTTGTAGCCCCCGACCACATACGGGAGACCTTCACTCCACCCTATACCGAACACGGAGGCCACGACGGCCCGGACGGACGCGGCATGCGCTACCTCATGTGGTGCACCGATCCAGACCCCGCCGATACCACCTTCGTCTCGGACTTCGCCTACCTACTCCGCGACTCCGACGGCACCGTCCGCGTGGAGCACGACCGGCACATCCAGGGCATCTTCCCGCAATCAGTATGGATCGACGCCCTCACAACC